ACAGATAttaatactgttagatgtattaaatgattatgaaacacggctaaaactcacgtgatattacgtcggagtatgcccgactagtttcgaacccatacggggcccttagtcatgagctggttcttgcatcgcggcacgatccaaactgcgaagcggctgcgcgacgcgctgctgcacgcattgcgcgcgcggagaggggttgagtggtggggagtgaaggttccgttacactctccgacggttcattaatgtcatcttcattagactcgtcttcttgtaagcaaaccgaactaatgctatcttgttccaagtttgttgtatgtgacaatgaaagaaatagcggtttccacgctgtgggcagcaaccatccatgatcccgattaaaattcgggtgacgactaatttctatcgcttcacgtatcttacgaggtactagaaacttttcccttgacaatacagaagccttatcaaaacggatataatgagtcgtacccgaagctagaacatgctcggctattgctgaaccgtccgtgtccacattcttcatgctccgtATGTGTTCCTTTACTCTTGTAGtgatgttacggcgagtctcaccgatgtatGATCTACCACAGTCACACGGAATCTTGTACACCCCGGGCACGTTCAGCGGATCCCTATCCTTAGGCGATCGCAGTATACTCTTCACCAGTGCAGGTGGACGAAACCGCGTCACTATGTCAAATCTCCGTTGGAGATAGTGGCTGATTTTGTCCGTCACGCCCTTCACATATGTTAAGTACACTGGTGACCGGTTCACACAGGACGGTTTCCGCCTAGTTGTTGTTTGTGCCCATCTGGAACTCTGACGCCAACTATAGCCATTGTTCTCCAGCGCCTGTCTCACTACTCTTAGTTCGCACTCAATATAGGGTGGGTCACAAAGACTTAGGGCTCGATTTATGAGGCTTCTTGGTACCGACGATATCTGCGACGGATGGTGGTGCGAACTCGCATGGAGATATCTGTTGGTGTGAGTCGGTTTTCGGTACACCGTTGTATGTAATTCACCACCAGACCCCCGGATCACCATCACGTCTAAAAATGGCAGACCGCCCTCTTTTTCTTTCTCTTTCGTAAAATGAACCTTCTCATGTAGACTGTTGAGACACTGGAATGTTATGGCCAAATCATCCCTGTTTACAATGGCAAACACATCATCCACATAACGCAGCCAAAAACGCGGTCTATACGTCATTTTATAGACCAACTCGCGTTCCACCCACTCCATAAATATATTGGCCACTACAGGTGCAATCGGCGAACCCATGGCAACACCGTCTATTTGGCTATAATAGTCACCTCGCCACATAAAATAACCACTTTTAAGGCAAAACTCACTCAAATCCAAGTAAGCCGATGGTAGTTTTGAATCCGTTATGAAAcccttaattaatgaaattacttCTTCCACAGGAACATTCGTAAACAAGGACTCCACATCAAAACTCACCATAATCTCTGAGTcactaataatttcatttttaattatatgaacgAAGTGTTTCGAGTCTTTAACAAAACTACTGGTATTGCCTGTAAACGGTTTGAGTAACGTCGCGAGATGTTTTGATgtgccattaaaaaaaaactgttagatgtgttactagcgcatgaaaaatgaaagaagaggaaatttatacattactcaatgttagttgtggtcaacaacgaacgttatttaaacaaatattactttatttaaatatcatctATAAcaggaagtttaaaaactatatatacataaatatataatggaattaaagacaaaattgctCAGTTATTCAGATCATT
This window of the Bicyclus anynana chromosome 6, ilBicAnyn1.1, whole genome shotgun sequence genome carries:
- the LOC128198187 gene encoding uncharacterized protein LOC128198187, whose protein sequence is MTYRPRFWLRYVDDVFAIVNRDDLAITFQCLNSLHEKVHFTKEKEKEGGLPFLDVMVIRGSGGELHTTVYRKPTHTNRYLHASSHHHPSQISSVPRSLINRALSLCDPPYIECELRVVRQALENNGYSWRQSSRWAQTTTRRKPSCVNRSPVYLTYVKGVTDKISHYLQRRFDIVTRFRPPALVKSILRSPKDRDPLNVPGVYKIPCDCGRSYIDIIDIVISSSCNPGS